A genome region from Paenibacillus pabuli includes the following:
- the parE gene encoding DNA topoisomerase IV subunit B — MVEQIDMSAGSTGGGQGSSGYDADDIQVLEGLVAVRKRPGMYIGSTSTSGLHHLVWEIVDNAVDEHLAKFCSKIDITLHKDGSITVQDNGRGIPTGIHKTGIPTPQVVFTILHAGGKFGGSGYKKSGGLHGVGASVTNALSEWLEVEIFRDGKIHRQRFEYWQDKKGVEHVGEPVTGLEVLGNTNRTGTKVTFKPDIRVFQNGIQLNYDTLAERLQEIAFLNSGLKIVLKDERSGNQDEYMYEGGASQFVAYLNENKDVLHDVIHFYAEKDDIEVEVAIQYNAGYTETLASFVNSIPTRGGGTHETGFKTAYTRVMNDYARRTSMIKEKDKNLEGNDLREGMMAVISVKMSEVEFVGQTKDQLGSASARSAVDSVVAENMQRFLEENPQVAQTLIRKAVQASKAREAARKARDEMRTGKKRSESSNLNGKLTPAQSKDFTRNELFIVEGDSAGGSAKQGRDSKIQAILPLKGKPLNPEKAKLADILKNEEYRAITAAIGAGIGTEFAVEDSNYSKIIIMTDADTDGAHIQVLLLTFFYRYMKPLIDEGKVFIAQPPLYKLTRKSGKMASVRYAWTDDELANYMKEFGNNVELQRYKGLGEMNPDQLWETTMNPETRTLLKVEIVDAAKAERRVSTLMGDKVDPRKRWIVENVDFTEYEE, encoded by the coding sequence ATGGTCGAGCAAATCGATATGTCGGCAGGTTCGACAGGCGGAGGACAGGGGTCTTCAGGCTACGACGCGGACGACATTCAAGTACTTGAAGGACTGGTAGCGGTTCGGAAACGGCCGGGGATGTATATCGGCAGCACCAGTACTTCAGGTCTTCATCATTTGGTATGGGAAATTGTGGACAACGCTGTCGACGAGCATCTCGCCAAATTCTGCTCCAAAATCGATATCACGCTGCATAAGGACGGTTCTATTACGGTTCAGGATAACGGAAGGGGAATTCCGACAGGTATACATAAAACAGGGATTCCTACTCCCCAGGTCGTGTTTACGATTTTGCACGCAGGCGGAAAGTTCGGTGGATCAGGATATAAGAAATCAGGCGGACTGCACGGCGTAGGTGCTTCGGTTACGAACGCTTTGTCGGAGTGGCTTGAAGTCGAAATCTTCCGTGATGGCAAGATTCATCGTCAACGTTTTGAATATTGGCAGGACAAAAAGGGCGTCGAACATGTCGGAGAGCCGGTAACAGGACTCGAAGTACTCGGGAATACCAACCGGACAGGGACTAAGGTAACGTTCAAACCCGATATTCGCGTCTTCCAAAATGGCATCCAATTGAATTATGATACACTGGCAGAACGACTTCAGGAGATTGCTTTTCTGAACTCGGGCCTGAAAATCGTTCTTAAAGATGAACGCTCAGGCAATCAGGATGAGTACATGTATGAAGGCGGAGCAAGCCAGTTTGTTGCTTATTTGAACGAAAATAAAGATGTGCTGCATGATGTCATTCACTTCTATGCGGAGAAGGACGACATTGAGGTGGAAGTGGCGATCCAGTATAACGCAGGGTATACCGAAACGCTGGCTTCTTTTGTTAACTCGATCCCGACCAGGGGCGGCGGTACACATGAGACCGGATTCAAGACGGCTTATACCCGTGTGATGAACGACTATGCAAGACGGACCAGCATGATTAAGGAAAAAGACAAAAACCTGGAGGGCAATGACCTGCGCGAAGGCATGATGGCTGTCATCAGCGTAAAAATGTCCGAAGTCGAATTCGTTGGACAAACGAAAGATCAACTCGGTAGCGCTTCCGCTCGAAGTGCGGTCGATTCGGTCGTTGCAGAGAACATGCAGCGGTTTTTGGAAGAAAACCCGCAGGTGGCTCAGACGTTGATTCGCAAAGCGGTTCAGGCCTCCAAAGCAAGAGAAGCTGCACGTAAGGCCCGTGACGAGATGCGTACAGGCAAAAAGCGCAGTGAAAGTTCCAACCTGAATGGCAAGCTGACTCCGGCACAATCCAAGGATTTTACCCGAAACGAGCTGTTTATTGTCGAAGGTGATTCCGCAGGAGGCTCTGCCAAACAGGGACGAGATTCGAAGATTCAAGCCATACTGCCTCTAAAGGGAAAACCGCTCAATCCGGAAAAAGCAAAGCTGGCGGATATTCTCAAAAACGAGGAATATCGTGCGATTACGGCTGCGATCGGAGCGGGTATTGGGACTGAATTTGCCGTTGAAGACAGCAATTATTCCAAAATCATAATTATGACCGATGCGGACACGGATGGTGCACATATTCAGGTGCTGCTGTTGACTTTCTTTTACCGTTATATGAAACCGCTGATTGATGAAGGTAAAGTATTTATTGCACAGCCGCCATTGTATAAGCTCACCCGCAAGTCCGGTAAAATGGCAAGTGTTCGCTATGCTTGGACGGATGACGAGCTGGCGAATTACATGAAAGAGTTTGGAAACAATGTCGAACTTCAGCGGTATAAAGGTCTGGGTGAGATGAATCCGGATCAACTGTGGGAGACGACGATGAATCCGGAGACACGGACGCTGCTCAAGGTGGAGATTGTGGATGCTGCCAAAGCCGAGCGCCGTGTGTCTACACTTATGGGTGATAAGGTCGATCCGCGTAAACGCTGGATTGTAGAGAATGTCGACTTTACAGAGTACGAAGAATAG